Proteins encoded by one window of Homo sapiens chromosome 10, GRCh38.p14 Primary Assembly:
- the C10orf120 gene encoding uncharacterized protein C10orf120, with protein sequence MIREWKNDCQRIEKQRASDTMVQERKNEKPVRIFNTNSSFQDQAPTCCQEDLSSASPLRIWSKFYRSDPRIALGKYSPLEKEILRLGGIHTIAARRLLAYKQEEECRMLKELQLLSPDYKQAMEYKKKHSSPCAICVPLEKIWTAKVIAPLEAFKMPQREQVNVSKHIERMRLARALGNHQPLPYIERFTRSSFLSGVGLGPMAKNKARRKEDNYDTHNCDDANQDKKEEAEGKNTKRREIKMNVVFKSKEPKKCLTYHGNDRKSFLPAKKPERSIAGLTNRNLFCISEFPGDLMLMNQDFISRRDHFSDLVKTYSLEEESIWKERMRKATPYHY encoded by the exons ATGATCAGAGAATGGAAGAATGACTGTCAGAGGATTGAAAAACAGAGGGCTAGTGACACAATGGtgcaagaaaggaagaatgaaaagcCAGTTAGAATATTTAATACCAACTCTTCCTTTCAGGATCAAGCCCCAACGTGTTGCCAAGAGGATCTGAGTTCTGCTTCACCGTTGCG GATATGGAGCAAATTCTACAGATCAGACCCACGGATTGCCCTTGGGAAATACTCCCCCTTGGAAAAAGAGATCCTA CGTCTAGGTGGCATTCACACCATAGCAGCAAGAAGGCTTTTGGCTTACAAGCAAGAGGAAGAATGCAGAATGCTCAAGGAACTACAGTTGCTGTCTCCGGACTACAAACAAGCAATGGAGTATAAAAAGAAACATTCCTCTCCTTGTGCTATTTGTGTACCCCTAGAAAAAATATGGACAGCAAAGGTGATTGCGCCCCTGGAGGCATTTAAAATGCCACAACGAGAGCAGGTGAACGTCAGTAAGCACATAGAGAGGATGAGGCTTGCTCGGGCTCTGGGAAATCATCAGCCTTTACCCTACATTGAAAGGTTTACACGCTCCTCATTTCTGTCTGGGGTGGGCCTGGGTCCAATGGCAAAAAATAAGGCCAGACGAAAGGAAGACAACTATGACACCCATAATTGTGATGATGCCAACCAAGATAagaaagaggaggcagagggaaaaaacacaaaaagacgagaaataaaaatgaatgtagtTTTCAAgtcaaaagaaccaaaaaaatgtttaacataccATGGAAATGATCGCAAATCATTCCTCCCCGCAAAGAAACCGGAACGGTCCATCGCAGGCCTAACAAACCGAAATCTTTTCTGCATATCAGAATTCCCTGGTGACTTAATGCTAATGAATCAGGATTTTATATCACGGAGAGACCACTTCAGTGATCTGGTCAAGACCTACAGCCTGGAAGAAGAGAGTATCTGGAAAGAGCGCATGCGTAAAGCAACTCCTTATcattattaa